The nucleotide sequence AACAGGTTCTGTTGGAACAGAGAGACGTGGTGCTGTCACATCTTTATACGGATCTGTCCGATTTTTAGGAGTGGCGGCAGGCCCACCTATTTATGGGTGGTTAATGGATTGGTCAAGAACCGGGATGTTTTTATCCACAGCAGGATTAACCTTAATTGTTTGTTTGTTGTCCCTAATCCTTATTAGGCCAACAAATAAAACAGCTTCGAGTCAGTCTGATTCCGAAACCAAAACATTATTTACAAAACTTCAATTAACGAGTGAATAGGAGGAGACATTTTGCAAATTTATTTCTCACCAGAATTTCTAAAAGAAGATTCCCAAGTATTAAATATTCTAGATGATAATGATAAAGCAGTCGGCTATATGGCCTTTTTAATGGAAGAAAAGAAAATGTATGTCTATGGTCAATTGGAACAAGAAGGGGTTTCTGAGGATTTTAAGGATCTTGTCAAACCATATCTTCAAGGTCTTTCTAAGATTAAGCCGGACTTAGAGGTGTTCACATACTTAACAGTTGGCGGCAAGAAGGTCGAGCTAGAAAAACAAAAAGGGGACAGCAATTCGAATCAGAATTCTTAACACAAGTAGGCAGACATATGAATACCATATCCTAGCTCAGTAATGGGGGGATTGGTTATGGATGTTTTTGTCCAGTTGTTTGAATGGCAAAACATGATCATACTGCTAATTGGTATGTTAATCGGGATTATCGTCGGAGCTTTACCTGGTTTGACTCCAACAATGGGAGTAGCGTTGATGATTCCATTTACATTTACCTTGGGACCAACTCAAGGATTAATTATATTAGGAAGTATATTTTGTGGAAGTGTATACGGTGGATCCATTCCTGCGATTTTATTTAATGTTCCTGGTGCACCAGCTTCCGTAGCAACTACCTTTGACGGCTATCCCATGACGAAAAATGGTCAAGCACGAAAAGCATTAGAAATATCGACGATTTCTTCTGTTGTGGGTGGCTTATTTGGGATGTTGCTTTTATTTTTCTTTGCACCAGTATTTGCAAATTTTTCTCTTGAATTTGGTCCTGCTGAAAACCTTTGGATTGCTTTGTTTGGATTAACTGTTATCGCAGCCATATCTGATGGGTCTGTCACCAAAAATCTAATTGGTGGATGTATCGGTATTTTGTTAGCTTGTGTCGGCATTCATACGATTACAGGTACACCTCGTTTTTCGTTTGGAATGGAAAGCTTCGTAGGTGGATTTAATATTGTTGCTGTTCTGATTGGGTTGTTTGCCTTTCCCCAAGCTTTAAATATCTTACAGGAACTGAAGTATTCTAAAGATCAAGCGAATAAAGGTTATACGTTTCAAGGTTCTTCTATAAAATCATCCTTCAAAACGATTTTTACAAAGCCAAAATCACTGATTATAGGAAGTGGACTTGGAACGTTTGTTGGGATGATACCAGGAGCAGGTGGGAATATAGCGTCAATCCTTGCTTACAATGAAACAAAACGTTTCTCAAAGAATAAAGCTTCCTTTGGAAAAGGGGATCCACGTGGGATTATAACATCAGAGAGTGCGAATAATGGCATGATTGGCGGGGCTCTAATTCCGCTTCTAACCTTAGGAATTCCTGGTTCGCCTACAGCTGCAATATTCTTAGGTGGATTGTTGATTCATGGTATTTGGCCAGGGAGAAGCTTATTTGTGGATCACGCTGATACAGCAAATCTGTTTATGCTTAGTATGATTGTGGCTCAGTTTGCATTACTTATTATAGGCTTACTACTTGTTAAGTATTTCGTTAAACTTTCTTATATTCCGTCTTATATTATGGCTCCGGTTATAGTTTCGTTTTCCATCATTGGGGCTTATACGATGCAGAACAGTGTTTTTGATGTATATACCGTTGTTGCGATTGGTTTCATTATGTTTTTATTGCAGAAAGCGAAGTTCTCCGCTGCACCAATTGCATTAGGGTTTATTTTAGGTCCTATTGCAGAGGAGGGCTTGCTCCAAGGGATACAAGTTGGTCAAGCGCAAGGTGCTGCTTGGTCTTACTTCTTTTCCGGTGGGTGGAACATTGGACTATCCCTTTTAGTAGCCATTACGATCCTTGCTTCCATCTTCCAGGCGTGGAAACAAAGAAAGCCGAAGTCAGAACGAACCAGTATTCGACATGTACGTTTCTTATCCGGACCAGCAGTTATTTGGTTAGGTATTATTTTCCTGTTAGCAGGTGGCTTCTATTGGATGACCGGCCTCCCGCCACAACAAAAATGGTTTCCAATATGTGCAATGGGAATATTGATCCTACTGGCGATTATTGAATATGGGAAAGCTCTTATTCAGCCAGATGCTCGTATGTCTTGGAAATGGAACAATAGAGCGGTATATGGGTTAATCGCAATCGTTTGTATCGTTTCAGTAGCTCTAGCTTGGATTGGATTCTATACTCAAGTATTCTTATTACTTGCTTCGGTTGCTACTTTTACGAAATGGAAAAAGTGGATCGATGTGAGTTGGTTCAGGGTGCTATCTGTTTCCGTAATTTTCACAGCGGTTATGTACGTAGTTTTCACCGTTATTGTAAAAGTACCGTTACCATATGCAGTTTCACTCTTTTAATCAGAACAAAAGGAAAGGGGCATCCCCTTTCCTTTTTCGTTATTCTGGGATATCAATGGTTTCCAAAAGTGCTTTGTAATTCTCCTGCCGCTTTTTCATATCCTCAATCGCTTCGTCTCGATTCATTATTAACATATCAGCACCTGCTTTTTCCATGTCAGCTAAGAACTCTTCATCCTCCATAATTTTGAGAAAAGCTTCTTCTAGTTTTGCTATGATTTCCGGTGGTGTTCCTTTAACGGCCGCAATCCCCCGATCTGTGCTCATAATGACAGATGGGTAGCCAAGCTCCTTAAAGGTTGGAAGATCTGGCATGAAAGAATGTCGCTCCTCTGTACCAATAGCTAGAGCGGTTACGTCATCTCCTAATCGATAGATATCGGAAAGATTTCCTGCGACTGCATCAATATGTCCACCCAGAAGTGCCGCAATCGCATCAGATGACCCTTGGTAAGGAACGGCTTCCACTTGAATGCCTGCCGCTTGCTCTAACAGTAAGGTTGCCAAGTGCTGCCCAACATATTTACCCGGATTTCCGATCGTCACAGAGTTTGGCGACTCTTTTGCTTTTGCAATCAAATCCTCAAGGGTTTGAATATCACTATCTCCTTTAACAGCAAAAACCGTTGGATCTCCACCCCAATTAATCAGAGGTTCAAAAGTATCCAACTGGAACGTCGTGTCACTTACCAATGGTTGTGTAATGATGTGAGGGAGATTATAAGCAGCCAAGGTGTATCCATCTTTTTTAACGGTTGAGAATTCGTTCCAGCCAACTTGACCGCCACCTCCTGGTTTATTGACAATGACCAATTCTTGCCCCAGATACTTTTCGGCATGTTTCGCAATGATCCTAGCCTGTGTATCTGTGGCAGCTCCTGGTGAAAAGGCAACAATCATTTGTATCGACTTCTCCGGAAAATCTTCTGAAGAGGAAGTCTGTTTGGAACAGCCTACCAATCCGAATAAGAACGCGAGAACGATAAAACCCATCACGTACTTTTTCATTTCATTCCTACCCCTTTCGATATTCGTCAT is from Radiobacillus kanasensis and encodes:
- a CDS encoding tripartite tricarboxylate transporter substrate binding protein; the protein is MKKYVMGFIVLAFLFGLVGCSKQTSSSEDFPEKSIQMIVAFSPGAATDTQARIIAKHAEKYLGQELVIVNKPGGGGQVGWNEFSTVKKDGYTLAAYNLPHIITQPLVSDTTFQLDTFEPLINWGGDPTVFAVKGDSDIQTLEDLIAKAKESPNSVTIGNPGKYVGQHLATLLLEQAAGIQVEAVPYQGSSDAIAALLGGHIDAVAGNLSDIYRLGDDVTALAIGTEERHSFMPDLPTFKELGYPSVIMSTDRGIAAVKGTPPEIIAKLEEAFLKIMEDEEFLADMEKAGADMLIMNRDEAIEDMKKRQENYKALLETIDIPE
- a CDS encoding tripartite tricarboxylate transporter permease encodes the protein MDVFVQLFEWQNMIILLIGMLIGIIVGALPGLTPTMGVALMIPFTFTLGPTQGLIILGSIFCGSVYGGSIPAILFNVPGAPASVATTFDGYPMTKNGQARKALEISTISSVVGGLFGMLLLFFFAPVFANFSLEFGPAENLWIALFGLTVIAAISDGSVTKNLIGGCIGILLACVGIHTITGTPRFSFGMESFVGGFNIVAVLIGLFAFPQALNILQELKYSKDQANKGYTFQGSSIKSSFKTIFTKPKSLIIGSGLGTFVGMIPGAGGNIASILAYNETKRFSKNKASFGKGDPRGIITSESANNGMIGGALIPLLTLGIPGSPTAAIFLGGLLIHGIWPGRSLFVDHADTANLFMLSMIVAQFALLIIGLLLVKYFVKLSYIPSYIMAPVIVSFSIIGAYTMQNSVFDVYTVVAIGFIMFLLQKAKFSAAPIALGFILGPIAEEGLLQGIQVGQAQGAAWSYFFSGGWNIGLSLLVAITILASIFQAWKQRKPKSERTSIRHVRFLSGPAVIWLGIIFLLAGGFYWMTGLPPQQKWFPICAMGILILLAIIEYGKALIQPDARMSWKWNNRAVYGLIAIVCIVSVALAWIGFYTQVFLLLASVATFTKWKKWIDVSWFRVLSVSVIFTAVMYVVFTVIVKVPLPYAVSLF